aacgccataaaaataaaaactatgagaaaattgaaattttgcccaccttacttcccaaaaaggtaataaaagtgatcaaaaaagtcgcatgtacgccaaaatagtaccaatcaaaccgtcatctcatcccgcaaaaatcataccctacccaagataatcgcccaaaaactgaaaaaactatggctcttagactatggaaacactaaaacatgattttttttgtttcaaaaatgaaatcattgtgtaaaacttaaataaataaaaaagtatacatattaggtatcgacgcgtccgtatcgaccatctctataaaaatatcacatgacctaacccctcagatgaccaccgtaaaaaaataaaaacggtgtaaaaaaagccattttttgtcatcttacatcacaaaaagtgtaatagcaagcgatcaaaaagtcatatgcaccccaaaatagtgccaatcaaaccgtcatctcatcccgcaaaaaatgagacgctacttaagataattgcccaaaaaatgaaaaaactatggctcttagactatggagaaactaaaaccatttgttttgttttaaaaatgaaatcattgtgtaaaacttacataaataaaaaaaattgtatacatattaggtatcgccacgtccgtgacaacctgctctataaaattaccacatgatctaacctgtcagatgaattttgtaaataacaaaaaataaaaacgtgccaaaaaatctattgttaccttgccgcacaaaaaagtgtaatatagagcaaccaaaaatcatatgtaccctaaactagtaccaacaaaactgccaccctatcccgtagtttctaaaatggggtcacttttttggagtttctactctaggggtgcatcaggggggcttcaaatgggacatggtgtcaaaaaaccagtccagcaaaatctggcttccaaaaaccataaggcgcacctttccctctacgccctactgtgtgcccgtacagtagtttacggccacatatggggtgtttctgtaaacggcagagtcagggcaataaagatacagtcttgtttggctgttaacccttgctttgttagtagagaaaatgggttaaaatggaaaattaggcaaaaaaatcaaattctcaaatttcatccccatttgccaataactcttgtgcaacacctaaagggttaacgaagtttgtaaaatcagttttgtataccttgaggggtgtagtttatagaatggggtcatttttgggcagtttctattatgtaagcctcgcaaagtgacttcagacctgtagtggtccctaaaaattgggtttttgtaaatttctgaaaaatttcaagatttgtttctaaacttctaagccttgtaacatccccaaaaaaataaaatatcattcccaaaatgctgcaaacatgaagtagacatatggggaatgtaaagtcatcaacatttttgggggtattgctatgtattacagaagtagagaaactgaaactttgaaatttgctaattttttaaattttttgttaaatatggtatttttttatcccaaaaaaataattaacttttttgacccaatttttgcagtgtcatgaagtacaatatgtgacgaaaaaacaatctcagaacggcctggataagtcaaagcgttttaaagtcatcagcacttaaagtgacagtggtcagatttgcaaaaaatggccaagtccttaaggtgaattagggctgagtccttaaggggttaaactgccctggcattttaggggccctaaagcgtgagaagaagtctgggatccaaatgtctaaaaattccctcctaaaaggaatttgggcctctttgcgcatctaggctgcgaaaaagtgtcagacatgtggtatcgccatactcaggagaagtttgggaatgtgttttggggtgtaattttacatatacccatgctgggtgagataaatatcttggtcaaatgctaactttgtatttaaaaaaaaatgggaaaagttgtcatttgccgagatatttctctcactcagcatggatatatatgtaaaaagacaccccaaaacacattgccctacttcttccgagtacggcgatgccacatgtgtgacactttttgcagcctagatgggcaaatgggcccatattccaaagagcacctttcggatttcacagggcattttttacagattttgatttcaaactacttctcacgcattagggcccctaaaatgcaagggcagtataactaccccacaagtgaccccattttggaaagacaccccaaggtattccgtgaggggcatggcaagttcctagaattttttattttttgtcacaagttagcggaaaattattattttttctttattttttttcttacaaagtctcatattccactaacttgtgacaaaaaataaaaacttccatgaacttactccgaaataccttggggtgtcttctttccaaaatgcattttaggggcccaaatgcgtgcaaagtagtttgaaatcaaaatctgtaagaaatggcctgtgaaatccgaaaggtgctctttggaatgtgggcccctttgcccacctaggctgcaaaaaagtgtcacacatgtggtatcgccgtactcaggagaagttggggaatgtgttttggggtgtcattttacatatacccatgctgggtgagataagtatctcggcaaaagacaacttttccctttttttttatacaaagttggcatttgaccaagatatttatctcacccagcatgggtatatgtaaaatgacaccccaaaacacattccccaacgtctcctgagtacggcgataccacatgtgtgacacttttttgcagcctaggtgggcaaaggggcccacattccaaagagcacctttcggatttcacaggccatttcttacagattttgatttcaaactactttgcacgcatttgggcccctaaaatgccagggcagtataactaccccacaagtgaccccattttggaaagaagacatcccaaggtatttcataatgggcatagtgagttcatggaagtttttatttttttgtcacaagttagtggaatatgagacttttgtaaggaaaaaaaaacacatcattttccgctaacttgtgacaaaaaattaaaagttctatgaactcactatgaccatcagcgaataccttagggtgtctactttctgaaataaagtcatttgtggggtttttctactgtctgggcattgtagaagctcaggaaacatgacaggtgctcagaaagtcagagctgcttcaaaaagcggaaattcacatttttgtaccatagtttgtaaacgctataacttttacccaaaccatttatttttttacccaaacatattttttttatcaaagacatgtagaacaataaatttagagaaaaaattatatatagatgtcgttttaaaaaaaaaaattacaactgaaagtgaaaaatgtcatttttttgcaaaaattttgttaaatttcgatttaatgaaaaaagtcaaaatgtcagcagcaatgaaataccaccaaatggaaGCTCTATTAGtgcgaagaaaaggaggtaaaattcatttgggtggtaagttgcatgaccgagcaataaacggtgaaagtagtttagtgcagaattgtaaaaagtggtctggtcattaagggtgtttaagctaggggggcttgAGGTGGTTAGATCTATCCACATCcctctgtagctgtatactgtgcTCTTCCGTGTTAGTTaccttacacagtttagtgtcatctgtaattaatattttactgtgcaagccttctacaagatcattaataaatatattgtagagaatagggcccaatactgacccctgaggtaccccactagtgacccaatctgagtgtgtaccgttaaccactctgttttctatcactgagccagttacttactcacatacagacatttttccTCAgttcaagcattctcattttatatactaaacttTTGTGGCACAgtttcaaatgctttggagaagtaaaGATATATGACATCACTTAATTCACCCTGGTTAGGTCtataacttacctcctcataaaaaataattaaattagtctgacattaGTCATGTTGATATGCTGTTTttcgcttattttcattgaggtactccaagacagcatcttttagaaaaccttcaaacagtttacccacaacagatgttaaacttaccggcctatagtttccaggctctgtttttgacccctttttcATTTTTGGCCCCATATAAGCTAAGCGCCAGTCCTGTGGAAcgctccctgtcaatatagagtccttaaagaggacctttcatcggtccaaacattgtgaactaagtatcatgacatatacagcggcgcccagggatctcactgcacttactattatccctgggcgccgcttcgttctcccgttatgtcctccagtatgttcggggacttggttatagtaggcagagacttgggggacttggttatagtaggcggagtctgcccttattctgctgggcgtctccttctcctaggctgtagcgctggccaatatcagcacagagctcacagcctgggaggttttttctcccaggctttgagctctgcgatgcgatttggccagcgctacagcctaggagaaggagacgcccagcagaataAGGACAGACgtcgcctactataaccaagtccccgaacatactggaggacataacgggagaacggagcggcgcccagggataatagtaagtgcagtgagatccctggtcaccgctgtatatgtcatgatacatagttcacaatgtttggaccgatgaaaggtcctttttaagtatcaaaaataagggtctgtctacgACATTACTTGAAGGGTTTGTCCCACAAAGAATATTGTAcagctttcaaaccagcacctggatctgaatacttttgtaattgatgtatagccactgagttattaaataaaatgtatctgtatagtgccacttaatttctcatttctttgaacggctcattaagaaggccgcacatgctaaTCTTTCAactctcctgagctgtgatggggagagctgagacacgccccctgagctgcagcagaatagacactcctcttgagctttcagcttgatatatatctagcagaacaatgaatgtggagatctctggatccatgtgaggtacagggcttgttctagcgttgttagaaaggtattgtcatgttctatatgatgtctgattttcattttttacatattcctgggataacccctttaattctctttaggatatgggggtgtatgccatctggttccaGCGATTTTGTCTCTCTTAATCTTTTTAAAACACCACTGTACttattcctgggtcagacaggccacttttaatgggaaatttacttttacattctgcatttcatctgacagtttattttcttcagtgaatacagtggagaacagTTTCTTCTCATCGCTCTCTgccactcccccctcattactctgtaaaaggaccgacaccttcagatttatactttttaccttttatataattaaagaacattttggGGTTAGTTTtattctttggcaattaatctctgtctccagtttggctgcttttatttgtgttttaatattccgtttttttccccccttgatTTCCTTCTGATTTTGTGATTTTAAGGTTTTCCTTTTGTCATTTATcactttctttacatttctatttatccacattgttgttttttttcttgttccttacccttttatttctataaggtatgtacctttcACAATTCGAGTTtaggatggttttaaaaatatcccattttgtggctgcatttttatttttgaggacattcTCCTATTTAGTTAGGCCAATGGCCTCTCTTAACTGGTTAAATTTTGCTGttctgaagtttggtatttttgtgcctccctgaagaaacaaacactcttttgaatgacaattggaaggttattattttttggtcactatttcccacgTGTCCCCCAAACTGCACATCTGttattctgtcaggtctattggttagtactaagtccagtatggccgtccccctagtcaggtcctgaaccagttgagaaaggtaattgtctttggttatagccaagaacctgtttcctttatgagatgtacaggttttagtttcccagtctatatctgggaaattaaagtcccccataataacaacctcattatgatttgttgCCTCATCTATTTCCCTTAGTAGTTGTTTTTCACTGGACTCTGATATATTACGTGGCTTATAACAATCTCCTATTAGTAAtatattatttttgcctccatgtagtTCTACCCAAACGGACTCCATATGTTCATGTccttcacttatatcttctcggactgtgggctttagacaggactttacaaaaAGGCAGGCCCCTCCTCCTCTccagttttgacaatcctttctaaacagactgtaaccctgtacattaacctcccagtcatagttatcatccagccatgtctcagttattcccactatgtcatagtcctcctcacacatcactaatttcagtttaccagttttattagtatacAAACATTTAAGCGgttttatgtattattatttttttaccctacatctTTCCTTATGAActcttctagtccctccttctattcctcccccagtcccattaccttgccccagttctctatctgcactatcttcccctcctataatgtaattatctcccccccagtccctagtttaaacactccttcaACCtactagccatcttctcccccaaaatagctgcccctttcccattgaggtgcagcccatccctatatagagcctgtagccgacagaagtCAGTCCAGTTCTCCAGAAACCCAAATCCCTCCTtccagtttttgagccacttgttaacctccctaatctcccgctgcctttcttgtgtgactcatggtacaggtagtattttggaaaattctacctttttgaggtccttgccctaagcttgtaaCCTAAAACTCTAAAATCGTTTCtcaggacgctccacctacctctaactttgttatTGGTTCCAATGtagaccatgactgctggatctttaACAGCCCCTCCCAGTATTCTATCGACCTGATCCACGATctgtcgaactcgagcgccagaaagacaacacaccattcgaccatcctggtctttgtgacagttagccctatctgtacccctaatagaGTCCCCCACTACCAGCATctttctggcctgccctgctctcctggtgttctacttactggagctgacattcctctgactggcagaggaagtatcTGGCTACAGCAGTGCAATCCCTGAACTGACACCCCCCTCATCTACCAACCTTGCAAATTTGTTGGGGTGTGCCAGATCTGGGCTAGAGAtctctggcactcttccctctactccACTTCCAAACTGTTACTTAGCTACCTacttcactttcctgagcctcttcGCTTCCACCCTCCCCTGCATCTACCCTATAAAGTGTCTGCTCAGTGAGCTGCAAACTCTTTTACAAATTGCCAACGGTTCTTAGTGTCAAAACTTGCTCATTTAGATacacgatgtgcgattccaaactggcaatttgctcacattttgaagaTACGcaccctcaaacagctgttccaggactgcagacATTAGactagatgtgcactggactgcgctgtcagtAATGGAACACGTACTAATGGGGATTaaacaagaaaagagaaaaaaatacaataatacagtgcagcaactgacttactgtagtcccctcctaaagtcccagaatctgaagtcacgtaatctaaagtcacacacttaatacaaacacacactgaaAATCTAACatgcgaacgctcacaaactcgcatTGTTTGTCCGCTTGTATAGGTGCTGCTCCCAAACAACTTCAAACCagattgcagttttttttccccatggcAGGGGTACTCTACTGATCGTGGTCCAAATGCGGGCGCCAGCTGTCCGGACCCCTGCCGTCCCTTCCATAGGAAGCAGCACTTTAGGCTGCTTCCTAATCTTACAGTGCGCCGGAAATTGCTGGGGCACAAGCTCCTGCCCATGCAAGCGCTGGATGGTTCCTCCACATGCAGGCACCGGGACTTGTCTCTCTCAGTGCATGTGGAGGAAGCAGTCTCCCTCAGCGGCTCAGTCCCTCCTCTCCTGCAGCATCATGTAATGGAGCTTTAAGCTCCAATGGACACTTACGTGTTGCTGGAGAAGAGGGATGGACATCATCAATGAATAGGGCGGCCACTCAGGCCAGCCTCAAAAGAGGGACTTTAAAACCTTGCCCCCGAATCCACTAagtcatgccccctcccactccgcagccgtcAGGGATTTTAAAAATCAAGGTAAAATCCAGTGTCGGAGGGGACTGAGGGGTACAGACTGAGCGGGAACGCATCACTGACTGCAGGAAATTGGTGACTGTGGACCATTAATAAaactagttgagtacccctgTACTATAGTGATCGCCTCACCTAATTGGTGTGGCCCTGTTTGCAGATGATATCTTGCTGTTCCTTGAGGGTGCCTCAGTGTTACTAAAGTGATCGAAAAATCTTTAATTTTATATTGGAAATTTCCCAGATTAAGGATAAATTGGTACAAGTCAATtttactgtgggggcactaatCAGAAGGCAGAGGGCGCCGCTTCCCTCTGCCTAATCTCAACTCACAGATGCCTGATTGCTGTTAAttacagcatctaaggggttgaaTGAAGGGTTTGTGTGATTGCTGCTGCCCGTCATTGCGGCCGCGTGCCTGCTGTATTGCTCACcgcagcagcccgctccatacattccctctaCCATCATAATGTACAGGTATGTCAtggtggctgaaggggttaaataacccCATGTAACTTACATTTagaccccattcacacgaccatataagttttgcggtccgcaaactgacgatctgcaaaacacggatgctgcctGCTGCGTTTTGAATTTTGTGGGTCACCATGTCCTGCCCtctgttagaaatgcctattcttgtctgcacaatggacaaaaatagggtcTGTTCTATCCTTTTTGGGGGCCGCAGATAggattgccacctttcccaacaaaaaatactggccaagttaagccaccccccccccaaaaggggTGTGgtgatgggggcgtggcttaacatgGGGTGTTACGTCACTGTCATACTGTGCCCCCAgtcatattaatgcccccattagtgccgccCAGAATAAATAATGCTCCCATTATCACCCCCCCACCCCAGAATGAATATTGCCCCcattaatagtaatgcccccattagtgcccccagcaaaAATAATGTCCTCATTACTGCCCCCAGTAagcatagtgcccctagtaaaaaATGAATGCCCACATTAAGGCCTCCAGTAAAAATAATGCCACCATTAGTGCCCCAAACAAAgtgtgcatcttttgcggccccattgaaataaagggGTTCACATCTAGTCCACCAATAATGGGGATTGGATGTGGAACAAAAATATCATGGTTTGAATGGGGCATTATCTTTATTTCAAATCATTACAGAGAGTCCCGGGCTGTATCCCTCagcaacagttccagacagtagatggccttcgtgcggcagtcctcaccacttggagaaatgttcccactcacctcatggaaacgcttgcatcaagcatgccgaaactaattttggaagtgatcaacaataacggcggagctactcattactgagttcatgtttggaagttggatttctgttttggggggctttagtttttttttttttttttttggggtgtggtcctaaacgtttgatcagctgaaaaacagcctgtttcagtttattcgtggttttcattaaattgaatgcttaaaaaatgttttgtctccctcccatttcttcttgttgtatgttgaagctctacttggaaccttgttaagatccagccatgctaaatatgatttttttgccatttttcaagtggtcttttgatcaggactgtataagtaTAATGGCTGATTCAAACAGCCGCACTTGGTCCAGGAAATGTGGCCGCATGTCCCGGACCCACTGCGACTCCCCTGACCCATAGTGACTGCATTATAGTGTTTTATGATGTCAGCTCTTATCTGATCGCGGGTCTAAGGGctatattacaccaacagattagtctactttcacactggcgttttatcTTTCAGTTTGTAAGATCTGTtcaggactctcacaagcggtccaaaactgatcaattttgccctaatgcattctgaatggtaaaggatccattcagaatatatcagtttgcctctgttcagtcaccattccgctctggggcggacaccaaaacgctgcctgacgaaactgagccaaatggatccgtcctgggacacaatgtaagtcaatggggacggatctgttttctctggcacaatagaaaacggatccgtctcccattgactttcaatggagttcatgacggatccgtcttggctatgttacagataatataaacggatctgttcatgacggatgcatgcggttgtattattgtaacggatccgttttcgcagatccatgacggatccgcccaaaacgtgagtgtgaaagtagcgttatCTGACAGATTTCATGACCATTCATGGGTCAGGTGGcctaatacacacacacacacatacagatcttttgttatacacaccaattattggtctgattagacagatattggtcagataatcatTTTGTTTAATACAGCCCTAACGTACTGTGCTTACATTATCATCATGTGAGAATAGTACAAAAGACCCatgatcagataggaactgactgtatTATAAAACACTAtgagccagatttatcattagcccAAGTCAAAATATGGGAgtcaaaaagttgcacatttttgcgcaatcgctaaaactgcgcaacaatttgtgacttttattggctctgcgctatgctcgccagttttctgaaagtgggcgtgttttcttatgtaaatgaatctcttgacagatttactatttcgacaatttaaaaagtcgcaaaaaaattgtgcaatttcactccagtgagggctgtgcttatcttatgcgactttttcataaagacgtgcgacttttgtaaagctgcttactggaggataaactgctaccgtcaaaccacatttatcacactttaatactgtgataaatctgacttagccaaaagtgactttggacatatttaaaagtggagtaagatgtgagcgtaatgataaatctggccccttgaTGCAGACAGTTTGGGTCAGGGGTTGGTCCCGGAGATGCAGCCGGCACAGttgtgtgaatcagccctaaaTGAAACTGCATGTGATTCCAGTCTTACAGGACCTTTTTTTGAAAGCTATGTTTCTCTGAATCAGTCATGCTTCACTGAAATGCACAGCCccttatctcttcttcctgttTACTAACCACAAGCAATATGACTTTTTATGCATTGCTTATATTTTGAGTTTGTGATTTTCTAACTTGTTTTTATTCTCCCTCAGTGACCATTGTTTAAGGTACCCTGATCAATTGctttatacaaaaaaaactttGCTGGGTGaacatcaaagaaaaaaaaaaacaacaccacaAACTGTCTGCCAAAGAGAAAATTTGAGTAAAGCTGTATGCTCCTTACTAAACTCTGGAGGAGGAATATTACTGATTCCAAGTCATGATAAAGATTTTGATTACAAAAGAGATGGGCTAGGACAGGACCTTGAAAAAGAATTACATACACTCATATATAAACTATCTGCAGGTGATTACTATGATTTTTCTCAGGAAGGTTCATATTTAATTCTATTTGTTAAAAGCTGGGTTATGCAAAAAAACCATTGCAATCTTTGTACACTAGAGACTGGTTTATATACGCGAAACTTCAGCTCAAAGGAAATGGCAAGTGCTATGCAGGTGATGGAtgttatagaaaaaaaatcacaaggaaAATGGAAGAGAGCTCGCTCATCTACAGTACCAAATAATCAGCCAAATGTCCTAGAGAGTTTGCTGGAAAAAGAGTATCTATGTCTAGGTGAGAAACTGAAGATTGCAGAATCACATTATATTGAGTTTAAAGATTTTAGCACAGCCAAGTGCTCACAAAGAATCCACGAAGCAATTAAAATATATTACTCGGCATTTGGAAACAGTGATGGAGGATGCTTGATTATTGGAGTAGACGATAATGCAATGGTGAAAGGGTGTGAAAGAGATTCCAAAAAATCAGATCTTGAAACTTTCattaaaaaagatttaaaaagtcTGATTCTTGTCCACCTTAATAACTGTGAATCAGAAAATGAGTTTTACACTCTCACAATTAAAGATGTTCGGCACGAGAACAAACATATAGGATACGTCATTCTTTTGCAAGTGGAGCCGTTTTGTTGTCTTGGCTTTGTGAAAGATCCTCGGTCTTGGATACTAGATTTTAAACCTGATGAGGGAAAACATCTACAGCCGAAGCAACTGACTGCATCTGAGTGGGTGAAGATCATAACCAACCAGGATTCAGGTAAATCATCTTTGCTTTCTTATATACAAGACTACTGTACTCAAACTGTTAGactgcagtgaaaatgaaaacgcTGCTAGGGTTTCATGTGGGTTGTGATGCAATTCTACTTGAATACACTGAAAACAGAGCACCTATGTATCTCTGCCTTTATACAAGATAGCCAGATAACACTATAGAGCAGCATTTAGCTATGCTggaagcaagggttaaaagctgGCTTTCTACTGTTAAATGTCTTCTGTCGCTTTTGTTATCCTAATGATCATGATTAAAATCCACACATAAGAGTCCAcgcataaatgccatttgctgaaatgagataaGCCCTTTTTCATATAGAGTCTAGACAaatttaatacaagacacttactaatgtattgtgattgtccatgttgcctcctttgttggcctATtcatctatcacattatacattgctcatatgcaggggttacgaccaccgctgcaGAGCATATATAAAATGGCCAGGATAGGATCTGCTGCACATGTGTGCCTATACATGCTTCCACAGTCGCGGTGCATGCATGGCTAtcgctgctggatttcagggtggtaataaccatggaaacgagcagtgtataaagtgatggaaaaatgaatcaagccagcaaagaaggcaatatagacaatcacaatacattagaaagtaaCTTGTATTTACttcctgtacatgataaatgccatttactggaatgagacaacccctttaactcattccCACCTGTTAGCACAAGCCACTGCACTACTATAGTATTACATACAGGGATGCGTGGgatcctgagctggtggtagcaAATGCATCAAAGTGGTTACTATAGCACTCAGTGGTGGTGCAGGCTCAGGAACTATGCCCATGCCATTACTTGCAGGTGTGGCCGTTTTATACAGCTGACACTTTGCCCtgagtgtaactgccattttggTTTAAAGAGTCTTCTATCAAAGCTGTAactaaggagagtctgtcttcagcgTTTTACTGAGCACTAAAGATGCCTATGTGTAATTAGTCAGGcagggtaaggctccattcagacgtccgtagaatgggcccgcatcagttccgcaattatccggaacgggtgtggacccattgattc
This is a stretch of genomic DNA from Bufo gargarizans isolate SCDJY-AF-19 chromosome 3, ASM1485885v1, whole genome shotgun sequence. It encodes these proteins:
- the LOC122931541 gene encoding schlafen family member 12-like is translated as MSIPLHETLKVCDGVPAKTHFWEKKKMTQRVDIVFEIPLYWERNGIPLGTISMNTGLPEVPVEVADDHCLRYPDQLLYTKKTLLGEHQRKKKTTPQTVCQRENLSKAVCSLLNSGGGILLIPSHDKDFDYKRDGLGQDLEKELHTLIYKLSAGDYYDFSQEGSYLILFVKSWVMQKNHCNLCTLETGLYTRNFSSKEMASAMQVMDVIEKKSQGKWKRARSSTVPNNQPNVLESLLEKEYLCLGEKLKIAESHYIEFKDFSTAKCSQRIHEAIKIYYSAFGNSDGGCLIIGVDDNAMVKGCERDSKKSDLETFIKKDLKSLILVHLNNCESENEFYTLTIKDVRHENKHIGYVILLQVEPFCCLGFVKDPRSWILDFKPDEGKHLQPKQLTASEWVKIITNQDSGKSSLLSYIQDYCTQTVRLQ